DNA from Lentibacillus amyloliquefaciens:
TTAAAATTTACCAAGTATTAATACTCATCACTGCGGAAACCAAATTCATGCAGTTGGGATTCTTTATTGCGCCAATTTTTAAGGACTTTAACCCAGAGCTCCAGATAAACCTTTGAACCAAGCAGTGTTTCTATATCTTTGCGGGCATTCTTTCCAATATTTTTCAGCATCGAACCCTGCTTCCCGATTATAATGCCTTTTTGCGTTTTTCGCTCGGTTACAATTGTTGCCTGGATAAAGACCTTTTCGTTCTCTCTTTCCTCTATATTTTCAATTACTGTAGCGATTGAATGAGGAACTTCTTCCCGTGTGCATTCCAGCACCTTTTCCCGTATTAATTCACTGATTATAAATCGTTCCGGATGATCAGTCACATGATCCTCAGGATAATACTGCGGTCCTTCCGGAATGTGGCGTTTAATTTCATCAAGCAGAAGTCCCGTATTTCCCTGGAGTGCCGAAATAGGAATAACTTCTTCAAAATCATATTTTGCCCTGTAAAGATCAATTAAAGGCAATAGCTCATCCGGATGAACCAGGTCGATCTTATTGATGAGCAAAAACACAGGCCGGTTGACTTTTTGAAGCAAATCCAGTATGTACTGATCTCCCTTCCCGTAACCTTCCTTAGCATCGACCATAAACAATATGGCATCGACTTCGTTTAGTGTGTCCTCAGCTACTTTCACCATGAAGTCACCTAATCGATGCTTAGGTTTGTGGATCCCCGGTGTATCAATAAATACGATCTGAGCATCGTCTGTTGTCAGAACACCCTGAATCCGATTACGGGTTGTTTGTGCTTTATCACTCATAATCGCAATTTTTTGCCCAATCATTTGGTTCATGAAAGTTGACTTGCCGACATTCGGCCTGCCAATAATCGCAATAAATCCTGATTTGAATGTATCTGCCATGCTGTTTCCTCCGATGTGAATTCTAGTTATATTTTTTATCTTACTATAAAATTAGGTTTGTTTCATGCAAATGGACAAAACCTTTGAAAAGAACCTTTATTTCAGCAAAAAATGACATTAATACTGAAAAACCTATCATTTGAAGGTTTAAGAGCCCACGAACAAGCGATATAATTCCGGAATAAAAATAAGAAGTCCAACTGTTGCAGAAACGATTGAAGCAATTAAAACAGCGCCTGCAGCCATGTCTTTAATGACTTTGGCACGCGGGTGTATGTCCGGTTTTACATAGTCCACCATTTTCTCAATGACAGTATTAAGGATTTCAGCTACTAGTACCAGTCCGATCGCCAGCACAATGAATATCCACTTAAATGCCGATAAACGCAAAATAATACCGGCAACAATCACAAACAAAGAAGCTATCATGTGAAACCTGAAATTCTGTTCGGTCCTTATAATCTTGCCGATTCCATTTAACGCATGGGAAAATCCAAACTTCGATTTTCCTTGCTTATCGCTCAAGCCCAAATTCTCCCAATATCACATTTTGTCGTCCAAACATTTCGACCTCATCCTGTTCATTCATATGATCATAGCCGAGCAAGTGAAGAAACCCGTGAACTGTTAAGAACCCAAGCTCCCGTTCCAGCGAGTGGCCATACTCTTCTGCTTGTTCTTTTGCTTTATCGACAGAGATGACAATATCACCAAGAAGAAGCGGGTGGTCTTCGCCGATGATTTCCGGCTCCTCCCCCACTTTTTCCTGCATTGCAAACGAAATAACATCAGTTGGTCTGTCCTGCTGACGATAATTTCGGTTGATTTCTTTAATTTCCTGATTGCTTACAAATGTAACGGATACCTCTGCTTCACTGGTTATAGCTTCCTTTTTCCCGGCAAAAATAAGCAGACGCTGCACTAAATCAATGTCATCCACCGGCACGGAATTGGTCTGATCATGAAAATCAATATGCATTATTTAGCCTCCTTGATTGGATATTGAATTCTTGAATGAAACATACCTTTTAATGTTTCACAAATCGTCTGATGTACTTTATCCAAATCTTTCAATGTAAGCGGACATTCATTTAGCTGACCATCCATCAGGCGTTCTTTCACAATCGATGCTACAAGCTCATCGATTTTCTTCTCAGTAGGTTCCTTTAAAGAGCGGACAGCCGCTTCCACAGCATCACAAATACATATAACCGCTGCTTCTTTCGTTTGCGGTTTCAGCCCGGGATATCTGAAGTCTTCTTCCTTTGTATGTTTATTTTTATCCTGCTCCTTAAAATAGAAATATTTCAACAGAGATGAGCCATGATGCTGCCCTGCAATATCAATAATCGGCTGGGGAAACTTATGATCTTTTAAAATGTCTGCGCCATCATACGGATGGCTGATGATGATGTCAGCACTTTCTCTTGGCTGTATTGTATCATGCGGGTTGTTATCAGTCATTTGATTTTCTATAAAATATTGAGGCCTTACTGTCTTTCCAATATCGTGATAATAAGCTCCAACCCTTGCTAGCAAACCATTGGCACCAATTGATTCACATGCTGTTTCACTGAGGTTTGCCACCATAATTGAATGATGATAAGTTCCGGGGGCTTCCGTTAATATTTTACGCAGAAGCGGATGATTCGGTTTTGCAAGTGCCAGCAATTTGTAATCGGATAATATGCCGAGCCCGGTTTCAAAGAATGGCAGCAGGCCGAATGTCAAAACTGTTGATAAAAATGCAGCTATGACACCATACCCTGATTGCATGAATATATCAGATAAGGAATATTTTTCAATTGAAAGGAATAAAAATGTAAGTATAGCAAGCACGTTCATGACACTCATGCCAATTCCTGCTTTTAAAACTGCCAGCCGGTCTGTGGCACGGCCAAGAAAAATAACAGCTGCCATTTGAGAAAAGAAGAAGTATATACCCGCTTCCACATTGAGTGAACCAGGAATTTGCCCATTATATAAAATGGAACCAAGTATAGCAATTAGCATCGACTGGACAATCGCCAGCCGTTCGGTAAGCAGCAATTTCACCAGTAAAGCTCCTGTGGCAACCGGAACGGCAAAATATAACTGATTCACCGAAGTTGCATACAGACTACCGGCTTTCATAAATAGAAGGCTGATCAGAATGATAAAAAAGATGGCACCGAGTTTACTTCTGTCTATGTCTTTGTCTTTATTTTTTTCAAATATACCGATCTCGTAAACCATGATAAGCATGACAAGGAAAATAATCAGTGCCAGACCAATGACCGGAAACTTATTTTGCCGGCTGTCCAAAGCCCCGACAAGCGCCAACTCATCATAGATTTCATTTGAGATGGTCTGGCCTTGTCTCACAATCACTTCACCGGCCCGTATGACAACAGGATCTACATTACTTGCCGCTTTTTTACGAGCCTCACTTGTTTTTTCAGCATCAAAAAAGGAATTCTCGGCAACAACAAAGTGACTTAATTCAGTCAAAGACGATTTCATCTCAGCATCAAATGAAGAAAATTGAATGGTTTGCTCCACTTCAGATATGGCTTCTTGAATATTTTCAGTGCGAACGCCATCCTCCATAACCTCTGTTACAGAATTGATCAGCAGTTCCTTGCCTTCTTCAAGTGTTTCAATTTCTGTATGGAGCAGTTCATACAACACGCCATCATTGACTGATTCCGTAATTTCCGGCCTTAGCAACTGTTTTAACTGAGCCAGCTGCTCCTCGGATGTTAATGGTTCAGTTGTATCTTCATCGAGTGTTCTTGATACATCATTGGGCCTTTGGGACTGTTTCATTGTGACAACAGCATCAAAAACTTCCTCAATATACGCTGTTTGTTCATCGGTAATGTCATTTGAAACGTTGAAACGATCTTCCACCGATTGAACAACCTCGCGTATTTTCCGTTCTGTTTCTTCCTCATTTTCAATCGTTACCGGTGAACGGATTGTTTCGGGAGCAATTGAAAACCGCTCAATTTCATATGTTTCAGGCTGAACATTGCCGATTGCCGTAATAAAAAAGGCAGCACCCAGAAGACTGACAGTTAATAAAACCATCACCTTATTTGCCCAAACATTTTTACTGAGTCGTATCATATTACGAAGCCATTTCATGAACCCACCCCCACAGCCACAGCCGGTTTATATAGAAATAAGACCCGCTATTCCTGGGGTCTTACATTAGCTGAATCCATTACTTTGCTTTTTCGTAGGCATCAATAATTTTTTGGACTAAAGGATGACGTACGACATCTGCTGCACCTAAATGAATAAAAGAAATACCATTTATGGACGCTAAAATCTGTCTGGCTGCCTGCAGACCTGATTGTACACCCTTTGGTAAATCAATTTGGGTTATATCACCATTAATAACCATCTTTGATCCGAAACCGAGGCGTGTCAAAAACATTTTTATTTGTTCGGGTGTCGTATTCTGAGCTTCATCCAAAATAACGAATGCATCATCGAGCGTTCTTCCCCGCATATAAGCCAATGGTGCAATTTCAATTGTATCACGTTCAATCAGACGCATTGTATGCTCACTGCCGAAAACATCATGAAGTGCATCGTATAATGGACGTAGATAGGGATCCACTTTTTCTTTAAGGTCCCCCGGCAAAAATCCTAAACTTTCACCGGCTTCCACTGCGGGCCGTGTCAAAATAATCCGTTTCACTTCGCCGCTTTTCAGTGCGTGGACTGCCATGACCACCGCCAGATACGTTTTGCCCGTCCCGGCCGGGCCAATCCCAAAAACAAGATCATTTGCTTTAATCGCATCTATATAATATTTCTGTCCCAGTGTCTGCACACGAATCGATTTGCCTTTTGCGTTTTTGGTTATTTCATCTTCAAAAAGGGTTTCAAATTGAGCGAGTTCCCCCTTTTTTGCCAGCTCGACCGCATAAACAACATCCCGTTCGGTAAGATCCAGCCCTTTCCTTATAATGGACAATAATGTCATAAGGATTTTTTCAGCCAGGGCGATAGTCTCGTTATCCCCTGAAACACTTACTTGTTCGCCTCTTGTGACAATTGAAACCTGAAGCAACTCTTCAATCTGCTTTAAGTATTTATCATTCGTACCAAATAAAGCCAGAGCTTCGTTTGGACTTGTAAGCTGTAACTCGATTGTTTTCAAGTTATTCGGCATAATCAATCTCCTTGGTCCAGTGGTTCATGTTTGACTATATCCTCTTCAACAGCGATATATAAGATTAATTTAACTTTACCATTCTCTGTGGTTTCTTGCAAAATATTTTCGGAAGTTATGTCGGCTTCCGGGCCGAGCCTTAGCTGAAGTTCACGCTTAGCTTGTTCGATGCCGATTTCAACAGCCTCCTGTCTCGTTCGATTTGTTTCATAATATGTCTTTTCACTGAGAATTGTCTCCTTTAACGTTAGAGGAAGCTTCCATTTTAAAAAGTATAAGTCCTTCTCGTGACGTTCCCGGTGAATATCATTATAATCCGGACTGCCAAACCCCCATATCGGAATTTCTATACTGCTGATTTTAAGATGATAATTTGTTTCAGACTCACCGGTTAATTGTTCATAATTAGCTTTCAAGGGTACGCTGACTTCAGTTTCATACCATGTTTTTGCAATGACCTCACCTTCTGCAGTGACCAACTCATATGAATCATTTTTGCTCTCGTCATCGTCATCTGTTTCTTCTTCATCAGAAAACTGAAGTCTGCCTGAGACAAGAACA
Protein-coding regions in this window:
- the era gene encoding GTPase Era — its product is MADTFKSGFIAIIGRPNVGKSTFMNQMIGQKIAIMSDKAQTTRNRIQGVLTTDDAQIVFIDTPGIHKPKHRLGDFMVKVAEDTLNEVDAILFMVDAKEGYGKGDQYILDLLQKVNRPVFLLINKIDLVHPDELLPLIDLYRAKYDFEEVIPISALQGNTGLLLDEIKRHIPEGPQYYPEDHVTDHPERFIISELIREKVLECTREEVPHSIATVIENIEERENEKVFIQATIVTERKTQKGIIIGKQGSMLKNIGKNARKDIETLLGSKVYLELWVKVLKNWRNKESQLHEFGFRSDEY
- a CDS encoding diacylglycerol kinase family protein; this encodes MSDKQGKSKFGFSHALNGIGKIIRTEQNFRFHMIASLFVIVAGIILRLSAFKWIFIVLAIGLVLVAEILNTVIEKMVDYVKPDIHPRAKVIKDMAAGAVLIASIVSATVGLLIFIPELYRLFVGS
- the ybeY gene encoding rRNA maturation RNase YbeY; the encoded protein is MHIDFHDQTNSVPVDDIDLVQRLLIFAGKKEAITSEAEVSVTFVSNQEIKEINRNYRQQDRPTDVISFAMQEKVGEEPEIIGEDHPLLLGDIVISVDKAKEQAEEYGHSLERELGFLTVHGFLHLLGYDHMNEQDEVEMFGRQNVILGEFGLER
- a CDS encoding HD family phosphohydrolase, whose protein sequence is MKWLRNMIRLSKNVWANKVMVLLTVSLLGAAFFITAIGNVQPETYEIERFSIAPETIRSPVTIENEEETERKIREVVQSVEDRFNVSNDITDEQTAYIEEVFDAVVTMKQSQRPNDVSRTLDEDTTEPLTSEEQLAQLKQLLRPEITESVNDGVLYELLHTEIETLEEGKELLINSVTEVMEDGVRTENIQEAISEVEQTIQFSSFDAEMKSSLTELSHFVVAENSFFDAEKTSEARKKAASNVDPVVIRAGEVIVRQGQTISNEIYDELALVGALDSRQNKFPVIGLALIIFLVMLIMVYEIGIFEKNKDKDIDRSKLGAIFFIILISLLFMKAGSLYATSVNQLYFAVPVATGALLVKLLLTERLAIVQSMLIAILGSILYNGQIPGSLNVEAGIYFFFSQMAAVIFLGRATDRLAVLKAGIGMSVMNVLAILTFLFLSIEKYSLSDIFMQSGYGVIAAFLSTVLTFGLLPFFETGLGILSDYKLLALAKPNHPLLRKILTEAPGTYHHSIMVANLSETACESIGANGLLARVGAYYHDIGKTVRPQYFIENQMTDNNPHDTIQPRESADIIISHPYDGADILKDHKFPQPIIDIAGQHHGSSLLKYFYFKEQDKNKHTKEEDFRYPGLKPQTKEAAVICICDAVEAAVRSLKEPTEKKIDELVASIVKERLMDGQLNECPLTLKDLDKVHQTICETLKGMFHSRIQYPIKEAK
- a CDS encoding PhoH family protein translates to MPNNLKTIELQLTSPNEALALFGTNDKYLKQIEELLQVSIVTRGEQVSVSGDNETIALAEKILMTLLSIIRKGLDLTERDVVYAVELAKKGELAQFETLFEDEITKNAKGKSIRVQTLGQKYYIDAIKANDLVFGIGPAGTGKTYLAVVMAVHALKSGEVKRIILTRPAVEAGESLGFLPGDLKEKVDPYLRPLYDALHDVFGSEHTMRLIERDTIEIAPLAYMRGRTLDDAFVILDEAQNTTPEQIKMFLTRLGFGSKMVINGDITQIDLPKGVQSGLQAARQILASINGISFIHLGAADVVRHPLVQKIIDAYEKAK